The following proteins are co-located in the Pseudomonas cavernae genome:
- a CDS encoding DEAD/DEAH box helicase: MTLIPASPASSAAVLDGFHPAVAAWFRATFAAPTAAQVAAWPAIRSGRCTLVAAPTGSGKTLTAFLAAIDELVREGLAQGGQLPDRCTVVYVSPLKALSNDIHINLEEPLVGIRAELQRQGLADVDIRTAVRTGDTSQAERGALRKRPPHILVTTPESLYVLLGSESGRAMLGGCRSLIVDEIHAIAGSKRGSHLMLSLERLEALCRRRLVRIGLSATQKPIAAVARFLLGSQAPLPLEDEPASAQAELEWPGPALALAEPVPGDCVIVDIGYSRARDLALEVPPVPLEAVMSNEVWEKVYDRLAELAGQHRTTLVFVNTRRLAERACRHLSERLGPAAVAAHHGSLAKELRLDAEQRLKRGELRVLVATASLELGIDIGEVELVCQLGSPRSIAAFLQRVGRSGHSVGGTPKGRLFPQSRDELIECAALLDCVRRNELDALVIPQAPLDVLAQQIVAEVACREWSEDGLYRLLTRAAPYVDLPRASFDALLKMLAEGFSGRRGVRAAYLHRDAVNRRLRGRRGARLTAITSGGTIPDAGDYSVSLEPQGLLIGTVNEDFAVESLAGDVFQLGNQSYRILRIEPGKVRVEDAHGLPPSIPFWLGEAPGRSDELSAAVARLREEIEQRLGRVENREAFSTEAVDKHSVVHPTDSGDGGFTLSPSPSPVNGRGGQTEAAVEWLVETIGLNDSAAQQIVEYLARARSALGGLPTQKRLVLERFFDESGGMQLIIHSPFGSRLNRAWGLALRKRFCRSFNFELQAAATEDALILSLSTSHSFPLDEVWRYLHSNTAEHILIQALLDAPLFGVRWRWAATTALALPRFAGGRKVAPQLQRMRSEDLLATVFPDQVACQENLVGEREIPEHPLVAQTLDDCLHEAMDCDAWLALLRRMEAGEVELLARDLPAPSALAAEILSARPYAFLDDAPLEERRTQAVQNRRWRDPESTDELGALDLEAIDAVREEAWPEVRDADEMHEALMALAGITQAEAQAHAGWPAWLAQLAKGKRATCLHLHGQPALWLPAERLSQWQALYPGAELKPPIVAPAGYDEAWEADAALVEAVRARLSGFGPLPLARIAADLQQPEAALNLALLALEREGYVLRGRFTPGTSAEEWCERHLLARIHRYTVRRLRREIEPVERADFMRFLFDWQRVAPATRVRGAEALAGVLGQLEGFQAAAGAWESEILPSRVSDYGINWLDDLCRAGRLVWCRLAGRSRAGGGPLRSTPIVLLPRKSLGLWRAGLAEAPAPELSARAERLRQVLASQGALFFDELQDEAHLLRSELEDSLGELVALGLANADSFAGLRSLLLPAAKRSRHDRRARLALANMQDAGRWALLRPRGEEAGEGQAAALEHVARTLLRRYGVVCWRLLEREADWLPSWRELLRVYHRLEARGEIRGGRFIAGVTGEQFALPEAVGLLREVRKRPLDGSLIGLSASDPLNLVGTLLSGAKVPALAGNRLLYRDGVPVASLVAGKTTLLAAADVFTAGEWQAALIRQPMATAFVQGPRRAWQ; this comes from the coding sequence GACCGCGGCACAGGTCGCGGCCTGGCCGGCGATCCGCAGCGGCCGCTGCACCCTGGTGGCCGCGCCCACCGGCTCGGGTAAGACCCTCACCGCCTTCCTCGCCGCCATCGACGAACTGGTGCGCGAAGGCCTGGCCCAGGGCGGCCAGCTGCCGGACCGCTGCACTGTGGTCTATGTCTCGCCGCTCAAGGCGCTGTCCAACGATATCCACATCAACCTCGAGGAGCCGCTGGTCGGCATCCGCGCCGAGCTGCAGCGCCAGGGCCTGGCGGACGTCGATATCCGCACCGCGGTGCGCACCGGCGACACCAGCCAGGCCGAGCGCGGGGCGCTGCGCAAGCGTCCGCCGCACATCCTGGTGACCACCCCGGAATCCCTCTATGTGCTGCTCGGCTCCGAGTCCGGGCGGGCGATGCTCGGCGGCTGTCGCAGTCTGATCGTCGACGAGATCCACGCCATCGCCGGCAGCAAGCGCGGCAGCCATCTGATGCTCAGCCTCGAACGCCTGGAGGCGCTGTGCCGGCGGCGGCTGGTGCGCATCGGCCTGTCCGCCACGCAGAAACCGATCGCGGCGGTGGCGCGCTTCCTGCTCGGCAGCCAGGCGCCGTTGCCGCTGGAGGATGAACCGGCCAGCGCGCAGGCCGAGCTGGAATGGCCGGGCCCGGCCCTGGCGCTGGCCGAGCCGGTGCCGGGCGACTGCGTGATCGTCGACATCGGCTACAGCCGTGCCCGCGACCTGGCCCTGGAGGTGCCGCCAGTGCCTCTGGAAGCGGTGATGAGCAACGAGGTGTGGGAGAAGGTCTACGACCGCCTGGCCGAGCTGGCCGGCCAGCACCGCACCACCCTGGTGTTCGTCAACACCCGCCGGTTGGCCGAGCGCGCCTGCCGCCATCTGTCCGAGCGCCTGGGCCCGGCGGCGGTCGCCGCCCACCACGGCAGCCTGGCCAAGGAGCTGCGCCTGGACGCCGAGCAGCGGCTCAAGCGCGGCGAACTGCGGGTGCTGGTGGCCACCGCCTCGCTGGAGCTGGGCATCGACATCGGCGAGGTCGAGCTGGTCTGCCAGCTCGGCTCGCCGCGCAGCATCGCCGCCTTCCTGCAGCGGGTCGGGCGCTCCGGCCACAGCGTCGGCGGCACGCCCAAGGGCCGCCTGTTCCCGCAGTCGCGCGACGAGCTGATCGAATGCGCGGCGCTGCTCGACTGCGTGCGCCGCAACGAGCTGGATGCGCTGGTCATTCCCCAGGCGCCGCTGGATGTGCTGGCCCAGCAGATAGTCGCCGAGGTGGCCTGCCGCGAGTGGAGCGAGGACGGCCTGTACCGGCTGCTGACCCGCGCGGCGCCCTATGTCGACCTGCCGCGCGCGAGTTTCGACGCGCTGCTGAAGATGCTCGCCGAGGGCTTCAGCGGTCGCCGCGGGGTGCGCGCCGCCTACCTGCATCGCGATGCGGTGAACCGCCGCCTGCGTGGCCGTCGCGGCGCCCGCCTGACTGCCATCACCTCCGGCGGCACCATCCCCGACGCCGGCGATTACAGCGTGTCGCTGGAGCCGCAGGGGCTGCTGATCGGCACGGTCAACGAGGATTTCGCCGTCGAGAGCCTGGCCGGCGACGTGTTCCAGCTCGGCAACCAGTCCTACCGCATCCTGCGCATCGAGCCGGGCAAGGTGCGGGTCGAGGACGCCCACGGCCTGCCGCCGAGCATCCCGTTCTGGCTCGGCGAGGCGCCGGGGCGCAGCGACGAGCTGTCGGCCGCCGTGGCGCGGCTGCGTGAGGAGATCGAGCAACGGCTGGGTAGGGTGGAAAACCGCGAAGCGTTTTCCACCGAGGCGGTGGACAAGCACAGCGTTGTCCACCCTACGGACTCCGGTGACGGTGGTTTTACCCTCTCCCCCAGCCCCTCTCCCGTAAACGGGAGAGGGGGGCAGACCGAGGCTGCTGTTGAGTGGCTGGTGGAGACCATCGGCCTGAACGACTCGGCGGCGCAGCAGATAGTCGAGTACCTGGCCCGGGCGCGCAGCGCTCTCGGTGGCCTGCCCACCCAGAAGCGCCTGGTGCTGGAGCGCTTCTTCGACGAATCCGGTGGCATGCAGCTGATCATCCACTCGCCGTTCGGCAGCCGGCTCAACCGCGCCTGGGGCCTGGCCCTGCGCAAGCGCTTCTGCCGCAGCTTCAACTTCGAACTGCAGGCCGCCGCCACCGAGGACGCGCTGATCCTCTCGCTGTCCACCAGCCACAGCTTCCCGCTCGATGAGGTGTGGCGTTACCTGCACTCCAACACGGCCGAGCACATTCTCATCCAAGCGCTACTGGATGCGCCGCTGTTCGGCGTGCGCTGGCGCTGGGCCGCCACCACCGCGCTGGCCCTGCCGCGCTTCGCCGGTGGCCGCAAGGTGGCGCCGCAGCTGCAGCGCATGCGCAGCGAGGACCTGCTGGCCACGGTGTTCCCCGACCAGGTGGCGTGCCAGGAGAACCTGGTCGGCGAACGCGAGATTCCCGAGCACCCGCTGGTGGCGCAGACCCTCGACGACTGCCTGCACGAGGCCATGGACTGCGACGCCTGGCTGGCTCTGCTGCGGCGCATGGAGGCCGGCGAAGTCGAGCTGCTGGCCCGCGACCTGCCGGCGCCCTCGGCGCTGGCGGCGGAAATCCTCAGCGCCCGGCCCTATGCCTTCCTCGACGACGCACCGCTGGAGGAGCGCCGCACCCAGGCGGTGCAGAACCGCCGCTGGCGCGACCCGGAATCGACCGACGAGCTCGGCGCGCTGGATCTTGAGGCCATCGACGCGGTGCGCGAGGAAGCCTGGCCCGAGGTGCGCGATGCCGACGAGATGCACGAGGCGCTGATGGCCTTGGCCGGTATCACCCAGGCCGAGGCGCAGGCCCATGCCGGCTGGCCGGCCTGGTTGGCGCAACTGGCCAAGGGCAAACGCGCCACCTGTCTGCACCTCCATGGCCAGCCGGCTTTGTGGCTGCCGGCCGAGCGCCTGAGTCAATGGCAGGCGCTGTATCCCGGCGCCGAGCTCAAGCCACCGATCGTTGCGCCGGCCGGCTACGACGAAGCCTGGGAAGCGGACGCGGCGCTGGTGGAAGCAGTGCGTGCGCGCCTGAGTGGCTTCGGCCCGCTGCCGTTGGCGCGGATCGCCGCCGACCTGCAGCAGCCGGAAGCGGCGCTGAACCTCGCCCTGCTGGCCCTGGAGCGCGAAGGCTATGTGCTGCGTGGACGCTTCACGCCGGGGACAAGTGCGGAGGAGTGGTGCGAGCGCCATCTGCTGGCGCGCATCCATCGCTACACGGTCAGGCGCCTGCGCCGCGAGATCGAGCCGGTCGAGCGCGCCGACTTCATGCGTTTCCTGTTCGACTGGCAGCGCGTCGCCCCGGCCACGCGGGTGCGCGGCGCCGAGGCGCTGGCCGGCGTGCTCGGCCAGCTGGAAGGCTTCCAGGCCGCGGCCGGCGCCTGGGAAAGCGAAATCCTGCCGAGCCGGGTCAGCGACTACGGCATCAACTGGCTGGACGACCTGTGCCGCGCCGGCCGCCTGGTCTGGTGCCGGCTGGCCGGGCGCAGCCGCGCCGGCGGCGGGCCGCTGCGCAGCACGCCGATCGTCCTCTTGCCACGCAAGAGCCTCGGCCTGTGGCGCGCCGGTCTGGCCGAGGCGCCGGCGCCCGAGCTGTCGGCCCGCGCCGAGCGCCTGCGCCAGGTACTGGCCAGCCAGGGCGCGCTGTTCTTCGACGAGCTGCAGGACGAGGCGCACCTGCTGCGCAGCGAACTGGAAGACAGCCTCGGCGAACTGGTGGCGCTCGGCCTAGCCAACGCCGACAGCTTCGCCGGCCTGCGCTCGCTGCTGCTGCCGGCGGCCAAGCGCAGCCGCCACGACCGTCGCGCGCGCCTGGCCCTGGCCAACATGCAGGATGCCGGGCGCTGGGCCTTGCTGCGCCCGCGCGGCGAAGAGGCGGGCGAGGGCCAAGCCGCGGCGCTGGAGCATGTGGCGCGCACCCTGCTGCGCCGCTACGGCGTGGTCTGCTGGCGCCTGCTCGAGCGCGAGGCCGACTGGCTGCCGTCCTGGCGCGAGCTGCTGCGCGTCTATCACCGCCTGGAAGCGCGCGGCGAGATTCGCGGCGGGCGCTTCATCGCCGGCGTCACCGGCGAGCAGTTCGCCCTGCCGGAAGCGGTCGGCCTGCTGCGCGAGGTGCGCAAACGGCCGTTGGACGGCAGCCTGATCGGCTTGTCCGCCAGTGATCCGTTGAACTTGGTGGGCACGCTGCTGAGCGGCGCCAAGGTGCCGGCGCTGGCCGGCAATCGCCTGCTGTACCGCGACGGCGTGCCGGTGGCCAGCCTGGTCGCTGGCAAGACTACGCTGCTGGCGGCGGCGGATGTTTTCACCGCCGGCGAATGGCAGGCCGCGCTGATCCGCCAGCCCATGGCGACGGCCTTCGTCCAGGGGCCGCGGCGGGCCTGGCAGTAG